DNA from Brevibacterium sp. 'Marine':
CGGCATTGCGAACATCTACCCGCAGACGATGGCGTCGATCTATGACCTGTTCGCCGCCGGCGACACGGCGGCTGCGCGCACCGCGCAGGACAGCATCCGCCCGATCCGCAACTGCCTGGCCCTCGGCAACCCGAACACAGTGGTCAAAGCGGCCGCGAACGAGCGCGGATTCGGACTCGGCCCGGCCCGGGCGCCCTTCAGCGCGCTCTCGGAGGAGGCGAAGAAGCAGGTCGCCGCGACAGTCGCCGCCGATGTGGAGCGCGGCCTGGCCTGAGACGATCTGGCCCGAGACGATCTGGCCGGATCTGTCTGACCTGATCCGACCGGTCCGTGGCGATTGCAATCGCCGGAATCCTTCACTCGGCAAGTTGTGGCGATTATAATCGCCACGATGGGTCAGATCGGCCCGCGTGGCGATTATGGTCGCCAGCATGACGGACACAGACGCCGAGTTCACACGCTATCTGCGCCTCGGCGGATTCCCCGGAGTGCACATGCTGCCCCTCGACGAAGCCGACGCCCGCTCGATGATCATGGACATCTACAGATCCACACTCGTGCGGGATGTGTTGGCGCGGAATCGGATCCGAGACGCCGATATGTTCGAACGCGTCGCCGCGTTCGCAATCGACAATGTCGGCAATCCGTTCTCCGCTCGACGTGTCGCTGACTTCATGAAGTCTCAGCGCCGGTCGATCGGCCATGAGACCGTGCTCAACTATCTGACGGCACTGTCCGAAGCCTTCGTGATCGCACGAGTGCCCCGGTTCGATCTGCACGGCAAGGCCATCCTCGCGACAGATGAGAAGCATTTCGTCGGTGATCACGGCATCGTCAATGCCCTGTTCGGCTACTCGGACCAGCGTCTTTCGGGAGTGCTGGAGAACATCGTGTGGATGGAGCTGCGGCGACGCGGCTACGAGGTCACCATCGGTCGGATCGGAACAGCCGAGGTCGATTTTGTGGCTCAGCGTGCCGACGAGGTCGTCTACCTCCAGGTGGCCACGACAATTGCGACCGAGGAGACCCGCCACCGAGAACATCGGCCGCTCGAAGCGATTGCGGACAACCATCCGAAATACCTTCTGACACTCGACCCACTTGTCGGAGGAAACGCGAACGGAATCCAACACCGCAGGATCCCCGAGTTCCTGCTCTCCGATGAGGTCTGAATCAACGCCTGGACGCGCCGGAGCCGAGCGCCGATCCGGCGGAGGCGAACTGAACTGATCGACGAGTCGGTCAGGACACAGGGAAGCGGGGCTCTTCGCCCTGCAGCACGCGGACGACGTCCTCGACCGCCCAGGTTCCCATGTTCGCGTTGGCGACATCGGAATAGGCACCGATGTGCGGGGTGGCGATGAGGTTGGGCACGGCGAGCAGCGGGTCGTCCGATGCCGGCGGCTCGGTCGCGAAGGCGTCGAGCGCGGCGAAGGAGAGGCGGCCCGATTCGAGCGCCGCGGCCAGTGCTGCCTCGTCGACGAGGCCGCCGCGGGCGGCATTGATCAGCCCCGCACCGTCGGGCATCGTGGCGAGAAGCTCGGCGTCGAGAAGCGGCTCATCCCCACCGGGGAGATGGAGGGTGAGGAAATCGGACCCGGCGACCACCTCGGCGAGGGTCTGGGGCGTGGCCCCTGCCGCGGTGATGGCCTCGTCGGGGATGAATGGGTCGTACGCGGCGATGTTCAGGCCGAACCCTGACGCGCGCTTGGCGACCTCCCGACCGATGCGACCGAAGCCGAGGATGCCGAGACGCTTGCCGCTCAGCTGTGAACCGAAGAACACGCCCCACTCACCGCCACGCAGCGAATCCTCGGCCGCTCGGATCCGGCGGGCGCCCATGAGGAGGAGCCCGAGGGTGAGGTCGGCGACGGATTCGGCATTCGCTCCGGGGGTGTTGACGACCCGAACCCCAGCGGAAGCAGCGGCGACCAGATCGATGTTGTCGACTCCGGCACCATGCTTGGCCACGACCTTGAGGCCGGGACAGGCGGCGAGCACCTCGGCGTCGATCCGATCGAGACCGACGAGGACCGCCTCGGCGTCGGAGATCGCCTCGATGAGGTCCTGGCCATTTTTGGGATGGTTTTCGGTTCGGTAGTCGAGGTCGAGACCGAACTCAGCAGCGCGAGCGCGCGGGGTGCTCGAATACTTGCCGAAGGACGGGGTGAGGACGGTGAGGCGCATCAGGCTCCGATCTCGATTCCGAAGGTCTTGAACACGGTGTAGATGCCCAGCAGGCCGATCGCCAGCGAAGCGAAGACGAGCATCACCGTGAAGAAGTGGTTGGACTTGAACTCGGCCGGCACCTCTCGGGAGCGAAGGTACCAGACGGCGATGACGACGGCGACGAGGAAGACGCCGCTGGCCACCCCGCCGATCTGGACCATGATCACCGGGGACTGGATGATGAGGTAGCTCAACGCCCAGATGATCGGGAAGACCACGGTGAGAACACGGATGATGCGAGTTCGGGTGCGCATGTTCTCCCAGACGAAGACGCCGAGGATGGACACGGTGTTCGTCCACAGGCGGGGAACGCTCGCGGTCGAGGCGATGAAGGTCGAGAAGAGGACGGCGAAGGCGCCGATGAGGAAGATCCAGTGTCCGGCCTCGCCCATCGTCGAGGAGTACATCGACGACAGCGTGGTGATCATGTCGTTGCCCTCGGGCACGAGGTTCTGCGGGTGGAGGATGGCTGCGCCGATGACGTAGAAGGACATCGTGCACACGGTCGAGACGATCCAGGACACGAGCACGTCCGTGCGCATGACCGAGATCCAGCCGCGGGCGCGGCGGGCACGTTCCGCGGTGCCGTCGTTCGGGCCGGTGTAGCGGGCGTAGCCCTTCTCCAGGCACCAGTAGGTGTAGGTCGTCATCTCGTCGGCGCCGACTCCGGTGATGCCGAACATCGCCACCGCGAAGCCGAGCGTGCCGGCGGGAACGGCGAAGGTGAGGCCGCTCATGACGTCCGCCGAGGTATAGGCGAAGTCGGTGAAGGGCAGCGAGATCGCCAGCCCGACGGTGGAGACGGTGAAGATGATGACCGCGCCGACGGAGAACTTCTCGACGATGCTGTAGCGGTTCGTCACGAGCAGGGCGATGACGACCGCGAGCGACACGACCGTCCAGAACACGAGCGACGGGGTGGACAGCGGTTCGCCGAAGACGGGCACCATGATGCTCAGTGCCGCGACGGCACCGCCGATGATGCCGCCTCGCTGGAGGACCTTCGCGAAGTCCATGAGGATCCACAGCAGGTTGATCCACCCGGCCCGGCCGATGAGGCGGGGGCCGACGTGGCCGTAGCCTTCGAGCGCGGGCTTGCCGGCCAGGATCGTCCACTGGGCGAGTTCGAGCTGGACCCAGACCTTGACCGCGGTGGAGATGATGACGAGCCAGAGCAGGACGAATCCGGCCTTGGCACCGAGCGCAGTCGTCGTGATGAGCTCTCCGGAGCCGATGACCGCTGCCGAGATGACGAGACCGGGGCCGAGGTACTTGAGTTTGCCCGCAAAGGTCGTGGGCGGTTCGAGCACGTCCTTGGGGTCGAGATGGTAGGGGTCGACAGCGGCGTCTGCGCCCGTGCGGTCGTCCCGGTCGATGTTCTGCGCGGTCATACTCGGCTTCCTTGCACGAAGGTGGATCTGTTCAGTGATCGTGCCGGCGGCTCGGGGGCACATCGGTGCGCGACGGCCCCGTTGGCGCGGCTCATGCAAGTGTGTCACCGAATGCGTGATGTGTGCAACATGTGTGCATGAAATGCGCAGATCCGAGGAGTCTGACGACGGTCTAATGCTCGTTGTGAGCGTGACACGACGACGGCCGCCGGTCGACAGCACAGCGTGCTGCCGACCGGCGGCCGTTGGGGGAGCGGGGCCACCCTGCCGAGGTCAGCTGCCCGGTTAGGTCAGCGCCGCCTCGGTGAGGGTGGGTCTCACTTGCGCTCGAGTTCCTCGAGGCTGGGGTAGATCGTCTCCGTCGGAGCGACTCCGCGGTTGCGGATGAGCACGTAGTAGAGGACGAAGGTGACGATGATGCCCACGAGCCACGAGATGTCCGCTCCGCCGAGCTTCGCGACGAGCGGTCCGGTGTAGAAGGACTGGGCGAGGAACGGGATCTGCACGACGACACCGATCCCGTAGGCGACCAATGCACGCCAGTTCCAGTTGCCGTAGCGACCGTGCCGGTCGTAGAAGGCGGGGATGTCGAAGCGGTCCTTCGAGATCAGGTAGTAGTCGGTGAGGTTGATGACGCTCCACGGGGTGAAGACCATGAGCAGGGCGAGGACGAAGTTCTTGAAGTTCGCGAGGAAGTCCGCCGAGGCCAGCAGGGCCACGAGCACGGTGAGGGTGACGATGCCGACGACGAAGACCGCGCGGGTCCAGCGGCGGATGGTCGCCTTGTTGCCGAACGAGGTGAGGATCGTCAGTGTGCACATGAACGCGCCGTAGGCGTTGAGGGTGTTGACCGTGAGCTTGCCCAGCAGGATGACGATGAAGATGAGCAGGGCGAACACGCCCCCGCCGACGATGTCGCCGACATAGGCGACCTGGTTCTCGACGAATTCGTTGCCGGACTCGGTCATGGCGGCCGCACCGATGAGTGCGCCCAGGGTCATCGACCACTGCGAACCGATGACCGATCCGCCGAAGGTGAACCAGAAGGTCTTCGACGACGGGGTCGAGCGCGGGAGGTACCGCGAATAGTCGGCGACGTACGGTCCGTAGGTCAGCTGCCAGCCCACGGACAGGGCGATGGCGGAGAGGAAGGCGGGGAGGGCGAACGACGAACCCGAGATCAGTCCGGGGACGTCGACCTGTGTGAGCACGCAGTAGGTGATGAAGAGGAAGCCGAGCAGGCCCGTCACCGAGGAGATCCGACCGAGCACGTGGATGTACTTGTATCCCAGCAGGGCCACCAGCGCCGTGAGTGCGCCGAAGATGACGATGCCGACCCATGGGGTCTGAACACCGATGATGAGGTTGACGGCCTGGCCGGACAGCACCGCGCCGGTCGAGGCGAAGCCGATGTACATGAGCACGACGAGCACGAGCGGGATGATCGCGCCGATGATTCCGAACTGCGCACGCGAGGAGATCATCTGCGGCAGACCCAGCTGCGGACCCTGCGCCGAGTGCAGTGCCATGACGATGCCGCCGATGATGTTGCCGATGAGCAGGCCGATGATGGCCCACAGTGCATCGGCGCCGAAGACGACGGCCAGCGCTCCGTCGACGATGGCGGTGATCTGAGTGTTGGCACCGAACCACAGTGTGAACTGGGAACGCGGCGTTCCGTGACGCTCGGCGTCAGGCACCATCTCGATGGACCGCTTCTCGATCCCCGAACTGGTCGTACTCGCCATGTTTCTCTCCTTTGAACTGGTGGACCTGGTTCAGTGTGGCACCGCCGGTTCGCATCACACGAGATCCGAGTCACAGGTTTCGTCCGAGATATCGGAAAATCTCGCCGAGGCGGCCCCCGCCTCCCGTGGGATCGACGAGTTCCGGACGATGCGTGCGGGTTTTCGCCTCCAAGTTCCGCACAGAACGACCGGAACTCGGACGATGTGCACTCGAGCGACGTGCACTCAAGCGACGTGCCGATCGTAGACCTGGACGAATTTCGGGACTGTTTCGCGCTCGGCCTCCCGGACACCGGCGCTTGCGTTCCGTGCCCGACCCCTAGTCGGACTGAGACCGCATGGGTGCCGGCAGCTACTTCGCCAGGGAGCGCGCGATGATCGTGCGTTGGATCTCCGAGGAGCCTTCGTAGATCCGGTAGATCCGGGCATCGCGAACATAGCGCTCCAGGGGGAAGTCCCGCGTGAAGCCGTAGCCGCCGTGGATCTGCAGGGCCTCGTCGGCGATGAAGGCGGCCGCCTCGGAGGCAGCGAGCTTCGCCGTGGCCGAGGACCGAGTGAAGTCGACCCCGGCATCGCGCTGTTCGGCGGCGTCCATCGTCAGCAGCCACGCCGAGCGGTACTTCGTGTACATGTCCGCGAGCTTGAACGCGATGCCCTGGAGGCGGCCCAGCGGTTTGCCGTTGATCTTCCGCTCGCCCGCCCACTCCACGGCGGCGTCGAGTGCGGCCCTGCCGATTCCCAGGCTCATCGCCGCGACCTCGATGCGACCACGGTCGAGCACCCGCATGGCCGTGGTGAAGCCCTCGCCTGCGTTCCCGAGGAGGGCGTCCTCGGGGACGACGGTGTCGATGACGAACTCATAGACCGGGCTGCCGCGCAGACCCATCGTCTTCTCCGGGGGATTGAAATCCAACCCCGCCGAGGCGGCCGCGGTGTCGACGATGAATGCGCTGATTCCCTTGTGGCCGGCATCGACGTCGGTCTTCGCGTAGACGATGATGAAGTCCGCGAAACCGGCGTTCGTGATGAAGCATTTCGTACCTTTGATCTGCCAGCCGTCGTCGACGCGCGTGGCCTTCGTCGACATCTCCGCCGGGTTCGACCCGGCGCCGGGTTCGGTGAGACCGAAGGAACCGATGACCTCGCCGGCGGCGGCCCGCGGCAGCCACGCTTCGCGCTGCGCGTCGGTGCCGCCGAGCAGGATCGAATCGGTGGCGAGGAACTGCGCGGTGACGATCGACGCCGTCGAGGCGCACGCCTCGGTGATGGCGGCGACCATCTGGCTCATCGCCACCGATCCGACTCCGGGCCCGCCGAACTCCTCGGGCAGATTGAGCCCCATGACCCCCACCTCGGCGAGGGTCTTCAGGGTTTCGTCGGAGACACGCTCGTTCGCGTCGGCGGCCGCGGCCTGAGGGGCGAGGACGTCCGTGCTGATCTGGGCGACGGCGTCGACGAATTCCTGTTCATCGGCGGAGATATCGAAGGCCATGAGGGCTCCTTAATGGTGTCGTGGATGTGGTCTGAAGCTGAAGGGATCGCCGAGGCTGGGCCGGTCGTGGGGTGAGGCGGACGCGCTCGCCGAGGCAGGGCCGGTCGTGGGATGGGCCGATTCCCTCGGCCCGGGGCTCAGTTGGTCGGTTCCGTCAGGTCCGCCGTTTCCGTCTCGGCGAGGTCAGAGTGCGTCGATGGGTGCGGCGAAGTCGGCATTGTGCTCGCCGAGGTGCGGTGCCGGAAGCGTGGACGCTGGGCGGGTGCCGTCGACGAGGAGCGGATGGCCGAGATAGGCGTGACCGGTGCGCGGATCGGCGGCAGTGAGTCCGCGACCATTGGCGATGGGGCCGGTGACCGCCTCGGCGAAATCGAGGACGGGGGAGTTGGGGACCCCTGCGGCATCGAAGATCTCACACAGCTCGGTCACGGTGCGCCCGCTGGTGAACTCTTCGATCTCGATGCGCAGAGCCTCGTCGTTGTCCGATCGATGGCCGTCGGTGGCGAAACGCGGGTCGGCGGCGAGCTCCGGCTTGCCGAGCGTGGCGGCGAGAGTGCCGAAGAGGCGGTCGTTGGCCACGGCGATGACGACGAGTCCGTCGGCGGCGCGGTAGGTGTCGAAGGGGGCGGAGACGGGGTGGCGGTTGCCCACCCGCGACGGAGAGGAGCCGGCTGAGTGGAGGGAAGCATTCGTCGGCTGCATGGCGAGCATGACATCGATCATCGGAATGTCGATGTGGGCTCCCTCGCCGGTGGTCTGGCGGTGGAAGAGCGCCGAGGAGATGCCGAAGGCCGCGAAGACTCCGGCGGAGACGTCGGCGATCGATTCGCCGACTCGGGTGGGTGAGCCGTCGGGGAAGCCGGTCGAGGCCATGAGTCCGCTCAGCGCCTGGATGACCGTGTCATAGGCGGGGCGTTTGGCTTGGGCACCGTGCTGTCCGAAGCCGGAGATCGAGGCATAGACGAGATCGGGCCTGACGGCCCTGAGGTCCTCGTAGGACAGGCCGAGCTTTGCGGCGACTCCGGGGCGGAAGTTCTCGACGACGACGTCGCAGGTCTTGATGAGCTCGAGCAGTCGTGCATGGTCGTCGGGGTCCTTGAGGTCGGCCTCGATCGAGCGCTTTCCGCGGTTGAGGCCGGTGAAGTAGGTCGACCCGGATTCGGTGAAGGGTCCGAGATGTCGGGAATCATCGCCGTGGCCGGGCATTTCGATCTTGATGACTTCGGCGCCCTGATCGGCGAGCATCGCCGTGGCGTAGGGACCGGCGAGGACACGGGAGAAATCGGCGACCCGGACACCGGTCAGCAGCTGCTTCGTTGCGTTCATGATTCTCATCCTCGGCGGTGACCAGGGCGAAGACAACGGGGCTGATGAGGATTTCGTCCGAAGTGTCGGATGGATTCGTCCAGGGATTTTTCCCTCCTCCTCTCATCGGCAGGGGGAAGTGCCATGATGATGGGTATGGCTGGCACTGCGAAGATGAATGAACTCGGAAACTTCCTCAAGACCTGTCGCGGGGAGATCTCTCCGGGGGAGGCTGGATTGGCCGGAGGGGTCGGACACCGTCGCGTCGCGGGGCTTCGACGCGAGGAAGTCGCCCAGCTCGCCTCGATCAGCACCGACTACTACACGCGGATCGAGCAGGGAAGGATCAGAGCCTCAGCTCCCGTCCTCGGCGTATTGGCCGACGTGCTCAAGATGGATGAGGACCAGCGGAGCTACCTCTTCAGCCTCGCCGACAAACCCGCGACCAGATCGCCTCGGCGAGGCGCTCAGAAGGTCGTGCCCCAGCTGCAGCGCGTACTCGAGGACCTGACAACGACTCCGGCGATCGTCATGGGCAGGCGCATGGACATCCTCGCGTGGAACGACCTCGCCGCGGCGATGATGATCGACTTCGGGGCGATCCCTGCGGCCCAGCGCAACTACGTCCGGATTCTCTTCACCCACCCGACGATGAGGTCGCTCTACGCCGACTGGGACACGGCAGCTCAGACCGCGGTCGCGCAGCTGCGCATGGAGGCCGCGAAATACCCTGACGATCCGAAGCTGACGTCTCTTGTCGGCGAGCTCTCCGTTCAGGATCACCTATTCGCCGAATGGTGGGCCGGGCGCACGGTGAAGAGCCTGACAACGGGTACGAAGACGCTTCGTCATCCGACCGCGGGCGAACTCGTCCTCGACTGGGACACGCTCGTCGAGGCCCATGACTCCGAACAGTCGCTCGTCGTCTGGACCGCTGCCGCGGACAGTCCCACCGGAGAAGCTCTGCGTTTCCTTGCCGCATGGTCGACCGAGCGGAAAGAGTCCGCCGGCGTCCCTGCTGAGGGGGATAAAGGCATCCCAGGATGATTTCTGCCTCTGGTGCTTCAGCTCAACGGAGACGAGGATGGATTCCGAAAGAACTCATAGGTACGAGGAGAAGAGATCATGACCGACCCGCAATTCGACCAGATGTTCCCCACCGGAGAGGCCAACGACGCCTTCGCGCAGTACTTCATCGGTCAGAGCTACCTCGCCCCGCTCGCCGGCGGCAGCGTTCCGGTGAGCAATGTGACCTTCGAGCCGGCCTGCCGCAACAACTGGCACATCCACCATGGGAAGAACGGCGGCGGCGACCAGATCCTCATGTGCACCGCCGGAACAGGCTGGTACCAGGCCGAAGGCGAAGCTCCGGTGCGCATGGAGCCGGGCACCACTGTCCGCGTGCCCGCCGGGACGAAGCCCTGGCACGGAGCCGCAGCGGACTCCTGGTTCAGCCACCTCGCGTTCATCACCCCCGGTGACGACGTCAGCAACGAATGGCTCGAACCGGTCGACGACGACACCTACAACACGATCAACGGAAAGTGAGATCAGGGATGACGATCTTCACTGACACACTGACACTGTCCAACGAGGTGACCATCCCTCAGCTCGGGCTGGGCACCTGGTTCATCGAGGACGACAAAGCCGCTCAGGCCGTGCGAGATGCGATCGAGAACGGCTACCGCAATATCGACACCGCTCAGGCGTACGGAAACGAACGCGGTGTCGGCGAAGGGGTCCGCACCAGCGGCGTCCCTCGCGAGGACCTGTTCGTCTCGACGAAACTCGCCGCAGAGATCAAGGACTATGACACGGCGGTCGCTGCGATCGACGAGTCGCTGAACACGATGGGCCTCGACTACCTCGATCTCATGCTCATCCACGCCCCGCAGCCGTGGGACGATTTCCGCGGCGGTGACTATGGCGAGGGCAACCGACAGGCCTGGAAGGCACTCGAAGAGGCCTACCAGTCGGGCAGGCTGCGGGCGATCGGCGTCTCGAACTTCCTCGAAGGCGACCTGGCCGCAATCACCGAGAGCGCCACAGTGACTCCTCACGTCAATCAGGTTCTTGCCCACATCGGCAACACGCCTGCGGACCTCATCGCCCATTGCCAGAGCAAGGGCATCCTCGTCGAGGCCTATTCTCCGATCGCCCACGGAAAGATGCTCGAGAACCGCGACGTCGCCGCCGTGGCCGAGAAATACGGAGTGAGCGTTCCGCAGCTGTGCATCCGCTACACCCTGCAGCTGGGGGCAGTCTCTCTGCCGAAGACTGCGAATCCCGATCACATGCGAACGAATGCAGACGTCGACTTCGTCATCTCCGACGACGACATGAGCACACTGCGCGGTCTCGAGCAGAGCGACTACGGCGAGTTCGCCGCCTTCCCCGTCTACAGCGGCAAGTGACCGGACAGGATGCGCACACCATGACAGAGAACTCAGAGAACGGAGGATCCGGGATGAGCGAGAGCACGGAAGAGTCGGCAACAGGGTGGACCGGAGGACAGCGAGCATTCGGGGACTTCGCCCCGGGCCTGGTCCACTACACGGACCGAGTCCTCTTCGACGAAGTCTGGGAACGCGAAGGCCTGAGCAAACGCGATCGCAGCATGATCACCGTCGCAGCCCTCGTGGCGACCGGGAAGATGGAGCAGCTGGCCTTCCACCTCGACTTCGCTCGGCAGAACGGATGCACCGAGGATGAGCTCAAGGAAGCGATCACTCAGTTGGCCTTCTACGCCGGCTGGCCCAACGGGATGGGAGCGATGTCGGTCGCGAAGCAGGTCTTCACCGACGATTGAGGAGGAAAACCATGAACGAATGGTCAACAGAGATCAGTGAGGCGATCGGAGACAACGACGATTTCCACATCGCCGTCTACCACGCCGACGGACACACGACCGGAACCCTGACCTGGATCTGGTCGGTCGTCGTCGACGGCCGGGTCTTCGTCCGTGCCTACAACGGCACCGACGGCAAGTGGTACCGGTCGGCGCTGGAGCAGCGGTTCGGCAGAATCAGCGCGGCCGGACAGGAGTACGAGGTCGAATTCGAGCCGATCGACGATGCCGAGCTGGGCGCCCGCATCGACTCCGCCTACGAGGCGAAGTACGCGGGCAGCCCCTACCTTCCCCCGATGGTGGCCGCCGGCCCGAAGGCGGCGACGGTCGAGGTCGCTCCGCGCGATTGATGCCCCGCCTCGAGGGAGGACGAGGGATGCGATCGCCCCTGCCTCGACGAGGTGGACGAGAGGGTACCTCGCGGATAGGTGTCGGCTTCTGGATGGTGATTGCGGCGGACCGCTGATCGTGGCCCGCCGCAGGAGAGTGAGAGTTCCGGACGATCCGTGCGGGAAATGGGTGTCTGTTCCCGCACGGATCGTCCGGAACTCGGGGCTGGCGGGTCGGATCGTCTGGTGAAGAACTCAGGCGACGCGTTCGAAGACGGCGGCCATGCCCTGGCCTCCGCCGATGCACATGGTCTCGAGGCCGTAGCGCGATTCGCGGCGATCCATCTCGCGCAGCAGGGTGGCGAGGATGCGCCCACCGGTCGCGCCGACCGGGTGGCCCAGTGAGATGCCCGAGCCGTTGACGTTGAGACGCTCGGCGAAGTCGGACTCCGTGAGTTTCCACTCGGTCGTGCAGGCGAGCACCTGAGCCGCGAATGCCTCGTTGAGTTCGATGAGGTCGATATCGCCGAGTTCGAGCCCAGCCCGTTCCAGTGCCTTGGCCGTGGCGGGCACCGGACCGATGCCCATCGTCTTCGGCGGCACTCCGGCCACGGCCCAGCTACGCATGCGGGCGAAGACCCGCAGACCGAGTTCGGCGGCCTTGGCGGCGGTGGTGACGATGCACAGCGCGGCGCCGTCGTTCTGACCCGAGGCATTGCCGGCCGTCACCGTGGCCTCAGAGTCGGACTTCCCGAGCATCGGCTTGAGCTTTGCGAGCTTCTCCACCGTCGATCCGGGACGGATGTGCTCATCGGTCGTGATGACCTGTTCGGGGGTCTTCCGGGTGGCCGGCAGCGTGATCGGCACGATCTCGTCGGCGAACTTCCCCTCTTCCGTCGCCGAGGCGGCCCGACGGTGCGATTCCACCGCGTAGGCGTCCTGGTCCTCCCGTGAGATCTTGTACTCCCGACGCAGGTTCTCTGCGGTTTCGATCATTCCGCCGGGCACAGGGTAGTCGTCGCCGCCGGCGGTGAGGCGGCCGCGGACGAGACCGTCCTTGAGCTCGATGTTGCCGCCCTTGACACCCCAGCGGATCTCCTCGTT
Protein-coding regions in this window:
- a CDS encoding carboxymuconolactone decarboxylase family protein produces the protein MSESTEESATGWTGGQRAFGDFAPGLVHYTDRVLFDEVWEREGLSKRDRSMITVAALVATGKMEQLAFHLDFARQNGCTEDELKEAITQLAFYAGWPNGMGAMSVAKQVFTDD
- a CDS encoding DUF2255 family protein, giving the protein MNEWSTEISEAIGDNDDFHIAVYHADGHTTGTLTWIWSVVVDGRVFVRAYNGTDGKWYRSALEQRFGRISAAGQEYEVEFEPIDDAELGARIDSAYEAKYAGSPYLPPMVAAGPKAATVEVAPRD
- a CDS encoding acetyl-CoA C-acetyltransferase, translating into MSEDIVICEPLRSPVGGFGGQFKNVPHEELGRQVLTALLEKTDLPGEAIEDVVLGNCYPHMETPAIGRVVALNAGLPITVPGRQVDRRCGSGLQAIADAHAMISAGFADLVVAGGVESMSRAPFFNEEIRWGVKGGNIELKDGLVRGRLTAGGDDYPVPGGMIETAENLRREYKISREDQDAYAVESHRRAASATEEGKFADEIVPITLPATRKTPEQVITTDEHIRPGSTVEKLAKLKPMLGKSDSEATVTAGNASGQNDGAALCIVTTAAKAAELGLRVFARMRSWAVAGVPPKTMGIGPVPATAKALERAGLELGDIDLIELNEAFAAQVLACTTEWKLTESDFAERLNVNGSGISLGHPVGATGGRILATLLREMDRRESRYGLETMCIGGGQGMAAVFERVA